One stretch of Acidobacteriota bacterium DNA includes these proteins:
- a CDS encoding vitamin B12-dependent ribonucleotide reductase codes for MSAGAAQDYVTRTTTAMDPETPTGTGLEFPRVFSRAGMDPFEEIEWETRSAVIANERGDVVFEQRGVEVPAFWSQQATNIVVSKYFRGQLSSPDRERSVRQLIGRVVDTIAGWADRQRYFATAEDLQAFRDDLKFLLVRQKAAFNSPVWFNCGFEKAPQCSACFINSVEDTMESILTLARTEGMLFKFGSGTGTNLSPIRSSRELLAGGGTASGPVSFMKGYDAFAGVIKSGGKTRRAAKMVILNADHPDVLEFVNCKVEEERKAWALIDAGYDGSFTGPAYNSVFFQNSNNSLRVPDEFMRAVVDDGEWQTRAVHGDRRVMETLRARDLMRAVAEGTHVCGDPGMQFDTTVNDWHTCPHTDRINASNPCSEYMFLDDSACNLASLNLMQFMKPHEPGEFDVETFRAAVRTLITAQEIIVGNASYPTEAIGRNSHDFRPLGLGYANLGALLMSRGVPYDSDEGRDYAAAITALMTGEAYAQSARIARDCGGPFAGYARNEQPFLRVMRKHRDALKNVSRAHVSEDLQQAAADSWNDVVELGEKHGFRNAQATVLAPTGTIGFMMDCDTTGVEPDIALVKYKRLVGGGVMQIVNHTVPVALARLGYPDDQINNIVQYIDEHDTIEEAPHLDPAHLPVFDCAFKPA; via the coding sequence ATGTCAGCAGGGGCTGCGCAAGACTACGTGACCCGGACGACCACGGCGATGGATCCTGAGACGCCGACGGGGACCGGGCTTGAGTTTCCCCGCGTGTTCAGCCGCGCCGGCATGGACCCCTTCGAGGAGATCGAGTGGGAGACGCGGTCGGCGGTGATCGCCAACGAGCGCGGCGATGTCGTCTTCGAGCAGCGCGGCGTGGAGGTTCCCGCGTTCTGGTCCCAGCAGGCGACCAACATCGTCGTCTCGAAGTACTTCCGGGGTCAGCTCTCGTCCCCGGATCGCGAGCGGAGCGTCCGGCAACTCATCGGCCGGGTGGTCGATACCATCGCCGGGTGGGCCGACCGGCAGCGGTACTTCGCGACGGCAGAGGACCTCCAGGCGTTCAGGGACGACCTGAAGTTCCTCCTGGTGCGGCAGAAGGCGGCGTTCAACAGCCCGGTCTGGTTCAACTGCGGCTTCGAGAAGGCGCCGCAGTGCTCGGCCTGCTTCATCAACTCGGTCGAGGACACGATGGAGTCCATCCTCACGCTCGCCAGGACCGAGGGGATGCTCTTCAAGTTCGGGTCCGGCACGGGCACGAACCTTTCGCCGATCCGGTCGTCGCGCGAGCTGCTCGCGGGTGGGGGAACCGCCTCGGGGCCGGTCTCGTTCATGAAGGGCTACGACGCCTTCGCCGGCGTCATCAAGTCGGGCGGGAAAACGCGCCGCGCCGCCAAGATGGTGATCCTCAACGCCGACCACCCCGACGTTCTGGAGTTCGTCAACTGCAAGGTCGAGGAAGAGCGCAAGGCCTGGGCGCTGATCGACGCCGGCTACGACGGCTCGTTCACCGGCCCGGCGTACAACTCCGTGTTCTTCCAGAACTCGAACAACAGCCTGCGGGTCCCGGACGAGTTCATGCGCGCCGTGGTCGACGACGGGGAATGGCAAACGCGGGCCGTCCACGGCGATCGTCGGGTCATGGAGACCCTTCGAGCCCGCGACCTGATGCGGGCGGTGGCCGAGGGGACGCACGTCTGCGGCGACCCCGGCATGCAGTTCGACACCACCGTCAACGACTGGCACACGTGTCCGCACACGGACCGCATCAACGCGTCGAATCCCTGCTCGGAGTACATGTTCCTGGACGACTCGGCGTGCAACCTCGCCTCGTTGAACCTGATGCAGTTCATGAAGCCCCACGAGCCGGGCGAGTTCGACGTCGAGACGTTCCGGGCCGCGGTCCGAACCTTGATCACCGCACAGGAGATCATCGTCGGCAACGCCAGCTATCCCACCGAGGCGATCGGGCGCAACAGCCACGACTTCCGCCCGCTCGGCCTGGGCTACGCCAACCTCGGCGCGTTGCTGATGTCGCGCGGCGTGCCGTACGACAGCGACGAGGGGCGCGACTACGCGGCAGCCATCACCGCCCTGATGACGGGTGAGGCGTATGCCCAGTCGGCCCGCATCGCGCGCGACTGCGGCGGGCCGTTCGCCGGCTACGCCAGGAACGAGCAGCCGTTCCTGCGGGTCATGCGGAAGCACCGCGACGCGCTGAAGAACGTCTCCCGGGCGCATGTGTCGGAGGACCTCCAGCAGGCGGCGGCCGACTCGTGGAACGACGTGGTCGAGCTCGGCGAGAAGCACGGCTTCCGCAACGCGCAGGCCACCGTGCTCGCGCCGACCGGCACCATCGGCTTCATGATGGACTGCGACACGACCGGCGTGGAGCCGGACATCGCGCTCGTGAAGTACAAGCGGCTCGTGGGCGGCGGCGTGATGCAGATCGTCAATCACACGGTGCCGGTGGCTCTGGCGCGGCTGGGGTATCCCGACGATCAGATCAACAACATCGTGCAGTACATCGACGAGCACGACACGATCGAGGAGGCCCCGCATCTGGATCCGGCGCACCTGCCGGTGTTCGACTGCGCCTTCAAGCCGGC